A DNA window from Arachis duranensis cultivar V14167 chromosome 3, aradu.V14167.gnm2.J7QH, whole genome shotgun sequence contains the following coding sequences:
- the LOC107478598 gene encoding uncharacterized protein LOC107478598 (The sequence of the model RefSeq protein was modified relative to this genomic sequence to represent the inferred CDS: added 12 bases not found in genome assembly) has protein sequence MVGEVEKMIAVGLVWGATNAIMRRGAVLWDQAVKSTSRADPNAKLYQRALLSLRNWFKLLWIWQYSIPFLVNLSASLTFFAILSHAPLSLAVPVTNATTFAATAVFGILLGERTHLLRASLGTAFIVXXP, from the coding sequence ATGGTAGGGGAAGTGGAGAAGATGATCGCAGTGGGTTTGGTATGGGGCGCCACAAATGCTATCATGCGCCGGGGTGCCGTTCTATGGGACCAAGCTGTGAAATCCACATCAAGGGCAGATCCCAACGCCAAGCTGTACCAGAGAGCACTGTTGTCCCTCCGCAACTGGTTCAAGCTCCTATGGATCTGGCAGTACTCCATCCCTTTCCTCGTCAACCTCTCCGCCTCCCTCACTTTCTTCGCCATCCTCTCACACGCCCCACTCTCCCTCGCCGTCCCTGTCACCAACGCCACCACCTTCGCCGCCACCGCCGTCTTCGGCATCCTCCTCGGCGAACGCACCCACCTTCTTCGCGCATCCCTCGGTACCGCTTTTATCGTT
- the LOC127745484 gene encoding probable xyloglucan endotransglucosylase/hydrolase protein 26, producing MAKFEKMLVALFICVVVLVGNIVQVDGNFSKSMYLTWGVQHASIMGEDLHLVLDTTSGSAAKSKRSFLFGSIEMLIKLIPGNAAGIVTAYYLSSTGSQHDEIDFEFLGNITGQPYTVNTNIYTQGKGNKEQQFYLWFDPTADFHNYTIHWNPTQIVWYVDGLPIRVFQNYENHGVAYPNKHGMRVYSSLWNADDWATRGGLVKTDWRGAPFIASFHHFRARACKWNGALSINHCASNVPANWWISPLYKQLSYSEKGQLNWVRKNYMIYDYCADSKRFNGQLPPECSKTQL from the exons ATGgcaaaatttgagaaaatgTTGGTGGCTTTGTTTATATGTGTAGTGGTACTCGTTGGCAACATCGTCCAAGTGGATGGCAACTTTTCGAAGAGCATGTATCTCACATGGGGTGTTCAACATGCATCGATTATGGGCGAAGACCTTCATCTAGTGTTGGACACAACCTCAG GATCTGCTGCTAAATCGAAGAGATCATTCTTATTTGGAAGCATTGAAATGCTAATCAAGCTCATACCAGGCAATGCTGCAGGAATAGTAACAGCCTACTAT TTATCCTCCACGGGAAGTCAGCATGATGAGATAGATTTTGAGTTCTTAGGCAACATTACAGGACAACCATACACTGTCAATACCAACATATATACACAAGGAAAAGGAAACAAAGAGCAGCAATTTTACCTCTGGTTTGACCCAACTGCTGACTTTCACAACTACACCATTCACTGGAACCCCACGCAAATTGT GTGGTATGTTGATGGTCTGCCGATTCGGGTTTTTCAGAACTACGAAAATCACGGTGTTGCGTATCCAAACAAGCATGGAATGAGGGTATACAGCAGCCTATGGAATGCAGATGACTGGGCAACTAGAGGAGGGCTTGTTAAGACTGACTGGAGAGGTGCACCATTCATAGCCAGCTTTCATCATTTCAGAGCAAGGGCTTGCAAGTGGAATGGGGCACTGAGCATCAATCACTGTGCCTCCAATGTCCCTGCAAATTGGTGGATTTCTCCCCTATACAAGCAGCTAAGTTACTCCGAAAAAGGCCAGTTGAACTGGGTCAGAAAGAATTACATGATCTACGACTACTGCGCCGATTCCAAGAGATTCAACGGCCAGTTGCCTCCAGAATGTTCTAAAACACAACTGTAA